A region of Halosolutus amylolyticus DNA encodes the following proteins:
- a CDS encoding stage II sporulation protein M, whose protein sequence is MDLSDSVGAAVAVLRRRPADLLPFYLLGAAIPAIVRVVPFAALVVGYLYLDATGRLATIRGELASQDLEPPDPEAEPEAFEAWASGLEPIVEQLFTPAIGALVAVTLLVSLLVLLVLYAIVGAAQMTACYGRLRNERGLIAGLAGGRRYWLRFLGLYLLEVVLWLVVAGAVVGATVLLGGVAGAAIGPAAVLVVLPALLVGFLAIAAVRAVFAFAPVAVVVDDVGIGGSLSRTLGFVRHHPIAAGFYYVVSVGSLIAFSTVTGVLALVDVVSVGGLVTAVLVFPALDLLKTGLYTDGRGRLDPPVAPDRSLRNQVVDGVRTGWAELVSFVRSTPLTHAFVVVLAVASFWVGWEGAAPFADAFETSIGARLEGHVPPAAALEFFANNWLVAITTAYAGFALAVPALVSLVFNGLVMGVYARTEVAPTELAAFVAPHGILEIPAIFIATALGLSLGAVAARVPLGQVTRSELADALERAFWVLVGIGLLLAIAGFVEGFVSPYYYHLFR, encoded by the coding sequence ATGGACCTCTCCGATTCCGTCGGCGCCGCCGTCGCGGTCTTGCGACGTCGGCCTGCCGACCTGCTCCCGTTCTACCTGCTCGGGGCCGCGATCCCCGCGATCGTCCGGGTCGTTCCCTTCGCCGCGCTGGTCGTCGGCTACCTCTACCTCGACGCGACGGGTCGACTCGCGACCATCCGGGGCGAACTGGCGAGCCAGGACCTCGAACCGCCGGATCCGGAGGCCGAGCCCGAGGCGTTCGAGGCGTGGGCGTCCGGCCTCGAACCGATCGTCGAACAGCTGTTCACGCCGGCGATCGGCGCCCTCGTCGCGGTGACGCTCCTCGTGAGCCTGCTCGTGCTCCTCGTGCTGTACGCGATCGTCGGTGCCGCCCAGATGACGGCCTGTTACGGCCGGCTCCGCAACGAACGCGGCCTGATCGCCGGCCTCGCCGGGGGTCGCCGGTACTGGCTCCGGTTCCTCGGGCTCTACCTGCTCGAGGTCGTCCTCTGGCTCGTCGTCGCCGGTGCCGTCGTCGGTGCGACGGTCCTGCTGGGCGGCGTCGCCGGCGCTGCGATCGGGCCGGCCGCCGTCCTCGTCGTGCTCCCCGCCCTGCTGGTCGGGTTCCTGGCGATCGCCGCCGTCCGGGCCGTCTTCGCGTTCGCCCCGGTCGCCGTCGTCGTCGACGACGTCGGGATCGGCGGCTCGCTCTCCCGGACCCTCGGCTTCGTCCGCCACCACCCGATCGCCGCCGGCTTCTACTACGTCGTTTCCGTCGGCTCGCTGATCGCGTTCTCGACCGTGACCGGGGTGCTCGCGCTCGTCGACGTCGTCAGCGTCGGCGGACTCGTCACCGCGGTGCTGGTGTTTCCCGCCCTGGATCTGCTGAAAACCGGGCTGTACACCGACGGACGGGGACGACTCGATCCACCCGTCGCTCCCGATCGATCGCTCCGGAACCAGGTCGTCGATGGCGTCCGGACCGGCTGGGCCGAACTGGTCTCGTTCGTCCGGTCGACGCCGCTGACGCACGCGTTCGTGGTCGTCCTCGCCGTCGCCTCGTTCTGGGTCGGCTGGGAAGGCGCGGCGCCGTTCGCCGACGCGTTCGAGACGTCGATCGGCGCCCGACTCGAGGGACACGTTCCCCCGGCAGCGGCCCTGGAGTTCTTCGCCAACAACTGGCTGGTCGCGATTACGACGGCCTACGCCGGCTTCGCCCTCGCGGTCCCGGCGCTCGTCTCGCTCGTGTTCAACGGGCTCGTGATGGGCGTCTACGCCCGGACCGAGGTCGCCCCGACCGAACTGGCGGCGTTCGTCGCCCCGCACGGGATCCTCGAGATTCCCGCCATCTTCATCGCCACCGCGCTCGGGCTCTCGCTCGGCGCCGTCGCCGCTCGCGTCCCGCTCGGGCAGGTCACCCGATCGGAACTCGCCGACGCCCTCGAACGGGCGTTCTGGGTGCTCGTCGGTATCGGTCTCCTGCTCGCAATCGCGGGATTCGTCGAGGGGTTCGTCAGCCCGTACTACTACCACCTCTTCCGCTAG
- a CDS encoding YgaP family membrane protein: protein MALQKNVGGLDRLARGVLGVVLLGVAAGAAIGGRRTVGVVAGVVSIGLLVNAATQFCGLNAVLGVDTCSRDADTDP from the coding sequence ATGGCACTCCAGAAGAACGTCGGCGGTCTCGATCGACTCGCCCGCGGCGTGCTCGGCGTCGTCCTGCTCGGCGTGGCCGCCGGGGCCGCGATCGGCGGTCGGCGGACGGTCGGCGTCGTGGCAGGGGTCGTCTCGATCGGGCTGCTGGTGAACGCCGCGACGCAGTTCTGCGGGCTGAACGCCGTGCTCGGGGTCGATACCTGTTCGCGGGACGCGGATACTGACCCCTGA
- a CDS encoding MFS transporter: protein MSLEQEAREEEIDPLDAFRQFFALERDVLVLSLAMFAFSLGFQMTSRYMAEYMSALGATAFVVGLFGTFGNVISALYPYPGGAISDRIGSRYALTAFGLCSTLGFGVWLAAPLLADVTIGPTSLAIVAIFLGLILAQAWKSFGLGATYAIVKQAVPPSRLAAGFASTETFRRTAFLVGPLIAAALFFPFGSTDSDVVLAFQLILVVALVFGVLGTVVQHVLYEGAEDSIGKEFEGVSQLLVDLRAMPDELRPLLVGDTLVRFANGMVYVFFVIVVTRFLGVGLTLSLPAVGTIALSPQSYFGLLLGLEMLVALLVMFPAALAAERVGLKPVVALGFVVYAVFPVMLITAPESAAVLAALFAFSGLRFAGLPAHKALIVGPAEAGAGGRVTGAYYLLRNLIVIPSAALGGLIWGGFANPLTGDPVFAGSPTLAFTIATGIGLVGTAYFLLFGKEFEAYQ from the coding sequence ATGAGTCTCGAGCAGGAGGCCCGCGAGGAGGAGATCGATCCGCTCGACGCGTTCCGCCAGTTCTTCGCGCTCGAGCGGGACGTCCTGGTGCTCTCCCTCGCGATGTTCGCGTTCAGCCTGGGCTTCCAGATGACCAGCCGATACATGGCCGAGTACATGTCCGCGCTCGGGGCGACGGCGTTCGTCGTCGGACTCTTCGGCACGTTCGGGAACGTCATCAGTGCGCTCTACCCGTATCCCGGCGGTGCGATCTCCGATCGGATCGGCTCGCGGTACGCGCTCACGGCGTTCGGGCTGTGCTCGACGCTCGGCTTCGGCGTCTGGCTCGCTGCGCCGCTTCTCGCGGACGTGACGATCGGTCCGACCTCCCTCGCGATCGTCGCGATCTTTCTCGGTCTGATCCTCGCCCAGGCCTGGAAGTCGTTCGGGCTCGGCGCGACGTACGCGATCGTCAAGCAGGCGGTCCCGCCGTCGCGACTCGCGGCTGGCTTCGCGTCGACGGAGACGTTCCGGCGGACTGCCTTTCTCGTCGGGCCGCTGATCGCCGCCGCGCTGTTCTTCCCGTTCGGCTCGACGGACAGCGACGTCGTGCTCGCGTTCCAGCTGATCCTCGTCGTCGCGCTCGTCTTCGGCGTCCTCGGAACCGTCGTCCAGCACGTCCTCTACGAGGGCGCCGAAGACAGCATCGGAAAGGAGTTCGAGGGAGTCTCGCAGTTGCTCGTCGATCTGCGAGCGATGCCCGACGAGCTCCGGCCGTTGCTCGTCGGCGACACGCTCGTGCGCTTCGCCAACGGGATGGTCTACGTCTTCTTCGTCATCGTCGTCACGCGGTTTCTCGGGGTCGGGCTCACCCTCTCACTGCCCGCCGTCGGCACGATCGCGCTCTCGCCACAGTCGTACTTCGGTCTCCTGCTCGGCCTCGAGATGCTCGTCGCACTGCTCGTGATGTTCCCAGCGGCGCTGGCGGCCGAACGGGTCGGTCTCAAACCGGTCGTCGCGCTCGGCTTCGTCGTCTACGCGGTGTTCCCGGTCATGCTCATCACCGCGCCGGAGAGCGCCGCCGTCCTCGCCGCCCTGTTTGCCTTCTCCGGCCTGCGCTTCGCCGGTCTCCCCGCGCACAAGGCGCTGATCGTCGGCCCGGCCGAGGCGGGGGCGGGCGGCCGCGTCACCGGGGCCTACTACCTCCTGCGGAACCTGATCGTCATCCCGAGCGCCGCGCTCGGCGGACTGATATGGGGCGGGTTCGCGAACCCGCTGACGGGCGACCCGGTGTTCGCCGGGTCGCCGACGCTCGCGTTCACGATCGCGACCGGGATCGGGCTCGTCGGCACCGCGTACTTCCTCCTGTTCGGGAAGGAGTTCGAGGCCTACCAGTGA
- a CDS encoding succinylglutamate desuccinylase/aspartoacylase family protein codes for MTTTLGTASAGPGEIDTGRLEVGETRDGSPIGLPVAVINGAKSGKTLYMQAASDGDELNGVGVIQRVVPRLDPAELSGTILIVGIVNYHAFQVAEHRNPIDDTKMNRAYPGNESGTSSERIAAATFDVATGADLVLDLHQGSTSRMIDEVRVRCGGRHRLHGECLELAKAFGCGYVLDQKGPDGQLARAGPDEGVPTVDPELGGSVGWDEESIRKGVDGVFNVLRYYDFLDGETAVTTQTRARGFEQYGAPAGGLTTLESDLGSRVSAGDVLFEVTTPFGEPKAEVTADSSGILWRTRRLPQVATGEYVCSVATDIDEY; via the coding sequence ATGACGACGACGCTCGGAACGGCGAGCGCGGGGCCCGGCGAGATCGATACGGGCCGGCTCGAGGTCGGCGAGACGCGGGACGGCAGCCCGATCGGTCTCCCCGTCGCCGTGATCAACGGTGCGAAATCGGGCAAGACGCTCTACATGCAGGCCGCAAGCGACGGCGACGAACTCAACGGAGTCGGCGTTATCCAGCGCGTCGTGCCGCGACTCGATCCCGCCGAACTCTCGGGGACGATCCTGATCGTTGGCATCGTCAACTACCACGCGTTCCAGGTCGCCGAACACCGGAACCCGATCGACGACACGAAGATGAATCGGGCCTACCCGGGCAACGAGTCGGGAACCTCGAGCGAGCGGATCGCGGCGGCGACGTTCGACGTCGCGACGGGGGCCGACCTCGTGCTCGACCTCCACCAGGGATCGACGAGCCGGATGATCGACGAGGTCCGGGTTCGCTGTGGCGGTCGCCACCGGCTCCACGGCGAGTGCCTCGAACTGGCGAAGGCCTTCGGCTGTGGCTACGTTCTCGACCAGAAGGGGCCGGACGGGCAACTCGCCAGGGCCGGCCCCGACGAGGGCGTCCCCACGGTCGATCCCGAACTGGGCGGCAGCGTCGGCTGGGACGAGGAGAGCATTCGGAAGGGCGTCGACGGCGTCTTCAACGTGCTCAGGTACTACGACTTCCTCGACGGAGAGACCGCCGTCACGACCCAGACCCGCGCCAGGGGGTTCGAGCAGTACGGAGCCCCCGCCGGCGGCCTCACGACGCTCGAGTCGGACCTCGGCTCCCGGGTCAGCGCCGGCGACGTGCTGTTCGAGGTGACGACGCCGTTCGGCGAACCGAAAGCGGAAGTGACGGCCGACAGCAGCGGCATCCTCTGGCGAACGCGGCGGCTCCCGCAGGTCGCGACCGGGGAGTACGTCTGCTCCGTCGCCACCGACATCGACGAGTACTAA
- a CDS encoding pyridoxal-phosphate dependent enzyme → MASDLTCPDCGTVYEAGPDEPWRCGCGHALEFTEHPLPEGEPLPLSRLDTTDGLWTFFEFLPIEQHVTFFEGFTPMVDAPEWNADFKLEYVFPTGSFKDRGATTTLSRAVELGVEKVIEDSSGNAGAAIATYAARAGIDADIYVPADVKQSKLMMIQRADARPVRIEGSRQDVTDACIDAVEGDGEDGDGDTDDVPWQTGEGWYASHAWNPAFYAGTMTFAFEVAAQRGWTVPDALVLPIGHGTLFLGAYRGFSLLNEAGIVDGMPRLLGAQATGYAPIVDALGGDTTDAEGNGTTIADGIKIAAPAREDEILDAIAATNGDAIAVGPDPMETALDRLHRGGFYVEPTCAAAPAALRQYRERGTIGEDEDVVVPLTGTGLKTL, encoded by the coding sequence ATGGCATCCGATCTCACCTGTCCCGACTGCGGTACGGTCTACGAGGCCGGCCCGGACGAACCGTGGCGCTGTGGCTGTGGCCACGCCCTCGAGTTCACCGAGCATCCGCTCCCGGAAGGCGAACCGCTCCCGCTCTCGCGACTCGACACCACCGACGGCCTGTGGACGTTCTTCGAGTTCCTCCCGATCGAGCAACACGTCACCTTCTTCGAGGGCTTTACCCCGATGGTCGACGCCCCCGAGTGGAACGCCGACTTCAAACTCGAGTACGTCTTCCCGACGGGCTCGTTCAAGGACCGGGGCGCGACGACGACGCTCTCGCGGGCCGTCGAACTCGGCGTCGAGAAGGTCATCGAGGACTCCTCGGGCAACGCCGGAGCCGCGATCGCGACCTACGCGGCCCGCGCGGGCATCGACGCGGACATCTACGTGCCGGCGGACGTCAAGCAGTCGAAGCTGATGATGATCCAGCGGGCCGACGCCCGTCCCGTCCGGATCGAGGGGAGTCGGCAGGACGTCACGGACGCCTGTATCGACGCCGTGGAGGGGGACGGCGAGGACGGGGACGGCGACACCGACGACGTCCCCTGGCAGACCGGCGAGGGCTGGTACGCCAGCCACGCCTGGAATCCCGCCTTCTACGCCGGGACGATGACCTTCGCGTTCGAGGTCGCCGCCCAGCGCGGCTGGACCGTCCCCGACGCGCTCGTCCTCCCGATCGGCCACGGCACCCTCTTCCTCGGCGCGTACAGGGGCTTCTCCCTGCTGAACGAGGCCGGGATCGTCGACGGCATGCCCCGACTGCTCGGCGCGCAGGCCACCGGCTACGCGCCCATCGTCGACGCGCTCGGCGGCGACACCACCGACGCCGAGGGCAACGGGACCACGATCGCCGACGGGATCAAGATCGCCGCGCCCGCCCGCGAGGACGAGATTCTCGACGCGATCGCCGCGACGAACGGCGACGCCATCGCGGTCGGCCCGGACCCGATGGAGACCGCGCTCGATCGGCTCCACCGCGGCGGGTTCTACGTCGAACCGACCTGTGCGGCCGCGCCGGCCGCGTTGCGCCAGTACCGCGAGCGGGGAACGATCGGCGAGGACGAGGACGTCGTGGTTCCCCTGACCGGGACCGGACTGAAAACCCTTTGA
- a CDS encoding NUDIX domain-containing protein produces MVSRPPAFCPDCGDSLETISFDGRERERCPDCERIVWHNPVPCAVVAVVDRTAPDPAVLCVERGVPPGVGEWTLPGGHMEVGEEPETAAARELAEETGVTVDPDALDILDATTVAPRDGKHVVTIHYVVDRAATDGEVIAGSDASAARFWSPADFEAANGTFRPVHEERFRDAAAWFE; encoded by the coding sequence ATGGTCAGCCGACCGCCAGCGTTCTGTCCCGACTGTGGCGACTCCCTCGAGACGATTTCGTTCGACGGTCGCGAGCGCGAACGGTGTCCCGACTGCGAGCGGATCGTCTGGCACAACCCGGTTCCGTGCGCCGTGGTCGCCGTCGTCGATCGGACGGCCCCCGACCCCGCGGTGCTCTGCGTCGAACGCGGGGTGCCACCGGGGGTGGGAGAGTGGACGCTCCCCGGCGGCCACATGGAAGTCGGCGAGGAACCCGAGACGGCCGCGGCCCGCGAACTGGCGGAGGAGACCGGCGTCACGGTCGATCCCGACGCGCTCGACATCCTCGACGCGACGACGGTGGCCCCGCGGGACGGCAAACACGTCGTCACGATCCACTACGTCGTCGATCGCGCGGCGACCGACGGCGAGGTGATCGCGGGGAGCGACGCGAGCGCGGCGCGGTTCTGGTCGCCCGCGGACTTCGAGGCCGCGAACGGGACGTTCCGACCGGTCCACGAGGAGCGGTTCCGGGACGCCGCGGCGTGGTTCGAGTAG
- the udk gene encoding uridine kinase, producing the protein MKIPSFAIGIAGGTGAGKTTVSRTVAETVGEAVTRIPLDNYYEDLSHLTFEEREAVNYDHPSAFEWELLRDQLNALLTGQPIEMPQYDFEVHNRADERVTVEPSDVIVLEGILALHDEAIRDMLDLRVYVMTDADVRILRRIERDVIERDRDLEGVMDQYLETVKPMHEKFVAPTKKHADVIIPEGANRMAIDLLTEKVEAELSDGPTRDDPDRELTFDGPTTD; encoded by the coding sequence ATGAAAATACCGTCGTTCGCCATCGGGATCGCCGGTGGCACGGGAGCCGGGAAGACGACGGTCTCACGCACGGTCGCCGAGACCGTCGGCGAGGCCGTCACGCGGATCCCCCTCGACAACTACTACGAGGACCTCTCCCATCTCACGTTCGAGGAACGGGAGGCGGTCAACTACGATCACCCGTCCGCGTTCGAGTGGGAACTGCTGCGGGACCAACTCAACGCCCTGCTGACGGGCCAGCCGATCGAGATGCCACAGTACGATTTCGAGGTACACAACCGCGCGGACGAGCGCGTTACTGTCGAACCCTCGGACGTGATCGTCCTCGAGGGGATTCTCGCCCTGCACGACGAGGCGATCCGCGACATGCTCGATCTGCGGGTGTACGTGATGACCGACGCGGACGTCCGCATCCTGCGCCGGATCGAGCGCGACGTCATCGAGCGCGACCGCGACCTCGAGGGCGTCATGGACCAGTACCTCGAGACGGTCAAGCCGATGCACGAGAAGTTCGTCGCGCCGACGAAGAAACACGCGGACGTGATCATCCCCGAAGGAGCCAACCGGATGGCGATCGACCTCCTGACCGAGAAAGTGGAGGCCGAACTCTCCGACGGGCCGACGCGGGACGATCCCGATCGGGAACTGACGTTCGACGGCCCGACGACGGACTGA
- a CDS encoding YbjQ family protein: MDIVTTETIPNREIVETLGIARGNTVEARNVGRDITQSIRNLAGGELKAYSELLTKARNEAISRMKADAEELGADAVVNVRLETSAVTDGGSEVIAYGTAVRLE; encoded by the coding sequence ATGGACATCGTCACGACCGAGACGATCCCCAACCGCGAGATCGTTGAGACGCTCGGTATCGCCCGCGGAAACACCGTCGAAGCGCGGAACGTCGGGCGGGACATCACCCAGAGCATCCGGAATCTCGCGGGCGGCGAACTGAAGGCCTACTCCGAACTGCTCACGAAAGCCCGCAACGAGGCGATCTCGCGGATGAAAGCCGATGCCGAGGAACTGGGCGCGGACGCCGTCGTCAACGTCCGCCTTGAGACCTCCGCGGTCACCGACGGCGGGTCCGAAGTGATCGCGTACGGGACCGCCGTCAGACTCGAGTGA
- the argS gene encoding arginine--tRNA ligase, which produces MFRALRAEVEAALETALADRDFPTDDLGIEEPPDDVESVLASSVAFRLAGEAGAPPPQVAEEIADAIDVDDLTYVSEVGTQGPYLNFLPSDAYLAETLETATGDEYGALEDREESVVVEHTSANPTGPVHVGRARNPIIGDAVGNLLDYAGYDVDRHYYVNDAGRQVATFTWAYETFDEDDLEEDPERDRIEYDLVRYYRKGNAFLENADDDAVAEAEAEIEAIMQGLEDGDEETYERISEVVDQVLSGMKACLGRLPAEFDEFVKETRFMFDGSTDDLVDRLQELDEAVYEEDAWQLDLEEHGIDKKMVFLRADGTTLYTTRDLAHHEWKFENYDRAVTVLGEDHKLQADQLRQTLDLLGNDVDQLENVIFSWVNLPGGLGMSTREGTGVDLDDLLDEAIDRARQEVEDRLDDRIRDDELDEDDIERIAHQVGIGAVRYDIVSKQPTKAITFEWDQALDFEAQSAPYVQYVHARCCGILEEAGLDPASDLATQAGIDLEAAADANLLDAPEERDLLETIARFPAAVEEAADDLEPHQIATYTREFADRFNAFYRECPVLADDVDPDVRDARLALVAASKHTVANALSILGVEAPRSM; this is translated from the coding sequence ATGTTTCGTGCCCTACGCGCCGAGGTCGAGGCTGCCCTCGAAACGGCGCTCGCCGATCGCGACTTCCCGACGGACGATCTCGGGATCGAAGAACCGCCGGACGACGTCGAGAGCGTGCTCGCCTCGAGCGTGGCCTTCCGACTGGCGGGCGAGGCCGGTGCCCCGCCGCCACAGGTCGCCGAAGAGATCGCCGACGCGATCGACGTCGACGACCTGACCTACGTCTCCGAGGTGGGGACCCAGGGGCCGTACCTCAACTTCCTCCCGAGCGACGCCTACCTCGCGGAGACCCTCGAGACCGCCACGGGAGACGAGTACGGCGCCCTCGAGGACCGCGAGGAGTCGGTCGTCGTCGAACACACCAGCGCCAACCCGACGGGGCCGGTCCACGTCGGGCGCGCACGGAACCCGATCATCGGCGACGCGGTCGGCAACCTGCTCGACTACGCCGGCTACGACGTCGATCGGCACTACTACGTCAACGACGCCGGCCGCCAGGTCGCGACGTTCACCTGGGCCTACGAGACCTTCGACGAGGACGATCTGGAAGAAGACCCGGAACGCGATCGGATCGAGTACGACCTCGTGCGCTACTACCGGAAGGGCAACGCGTTCCTCGAGAACGCCGACGACGACGCGGTCGCCGAGGCCGAGGCCGAAATCGAGGCGATCATGCAGGGCCTGGAGGACGGCGACGAGGAGACCTACGAGCGGATCAGCGAGGTCGTCGACCAGGTCCTCTCCGGGATGAAGGCGTGTCTCGGACGCCTCCCCGCCGAGTTCGACGAGTTCGTCAAAGAGACCCGGTTCATGTTCGACGGCTCGACGGACGATCTCGTCGATCGACTCCAGGAGCTAGACGAGGCCGTCTACGAGGAGGACGCCTGGCAACTCGACCTCGAGGAGCACGGCATCGACAAGAAGATGGTGTTCCTGCGCGCGGACGGCACCACCCTCTACACGACCCGCGACCTCGCCCACCACGAGTGGAAGTTCGAGAACTACGACCGCGCCGTGACCGTCCTCGGCGAAGACCACAAGCTGCAGGCCGACCAGCTCCGGCAGACACTCGACCTGCTCGGCAACGACGTTGACCAGCTGGAGAACGTCATCTTCTCGTGGGTCAACCTCCCCGGCGGACTCGGGATGTCCACTCGCGAGGGCACCGGCGTCGACCTCGACGACCTGCTCGACGAGGCGATCGATCGCGCCCGCCAGGAGGTCGAAGACCGACTGGACGATCGCATCCGCGACGACGAACTCGACGAGGACGACATCGAGCGGATCGCCCACCAGGTCGGGATCGGCGCCGTCCGCTACGACATCGTCTCGAAGCAGCCGACGAAAGCGATCACCTTCGAGTGGGACCAGGCGCTCGACTTCGAGGCCCAGTCCGCACCGTACGTCCAGTACGTCCACGCCCGCTGTTGCGGGATCCTCGAAGAAGCCGGACTCGACCCCGCCTCGGATCTCGCGACACAGGCGGGGATCGACCTCGAGGCAGCGGCCGACGCGAACCTGCTCGACGCGCCCGAAGAGCGGGACCTGCTCGAGACGATCGCCCGATTCCCCGCCGCCGTTGAGGAGGCCGCAGACGACCTCGAACCCCACCAGATCGCGACCTACACCCGCGAGTTCGCGGACCGCTTCAACGCCTTCTACCGCGAGTGTCCGGTGCTCGCCGACGACGTCGACCCCGACGTCCGGGACGCGCGACTCGCGCTGGTGGCCGCCTCGAAACACACCGTCGCGAACGCGCTGTCGATCCTCGGCGTGGAAGCGCCGCGATCGATGTAG
- the minD gene encoding cell division ATPase MinD, with product MSQETVYAIASGKGGVGKTTTTVNLGTALAQAGKRVAIVDADLGMANLAGFVSLSPGATTLHDVLAGDASIDDATYRLAENIVAVPSGTDLDDYAETSPEGLRDVVSELRSSFDYVFLDVGAGVSHETVLPLGLADAVLLVSTPEPAAVHDSKKTLELTDRSGGEIAGLVITRTRPDSDVSYEEIAARLDVPLLGTIPDDPSARESVYAGTPLVVYEPDGPAAVAYRRLAADLSGIDVPDRPPSGRDTTGDGGSRAADGSSGGADASVIDRTPDEGSEGREAAQDDVSSAITEAETDP from the coding sequence ATGTCTCAGGAGACGGTATATGCTATCGCGAGCGGGAAAGGCGGCGTCGGCAAGACGACGACCACGGTTAACCTCGGGACGGCGCTCGCACAGGCGGGCAAGCGCGTCGCGATCGTCGACGCCGACCTGGGGATGGCGAACCTCGCCGGATTCGTCAGCCTCTCTCCCGGCGCGACGACGCTACACGACGTGCTGGCTGGCGACGCATCGATCGACGACGCGACCTATCGGTTGGCTGAGAATATCGTCGCCGTTCCCAGCGGTACGGATCTCGACGACTACGCCGAAACCTCCCCCGAAGGTCTTCGCGACGTCGTCTCGGAGCTTCGATCGTCGTTCGACTACGTCTTTCTCGACGTCGGTGCCGGCGTCAGCCACGAGACCGTCCTCCCGCTCGGGCTGGCCGATGCCGTCCTGCTCGTCTCGACGCCCGAACCCGCGGCCGTCCACGACTCGAAGAAGACCCTCGAGTTGACCGATCGGTCCGGTGGCGAGATCGCCGGCCTCGTCATCACGCGGACCCGGCCGGACAGCGACGTCTCCTACGAGGAGATCGCCGCCCGTCTCGACGTTCCCCTGCTGGGGACGATCCCGGACGATCCGTCGGCCCGCGAGAGCGTCTACGCCGGGACGCCCCTGGTCGTCTACGAACCCGACGGCCCTGCCGCCGTAGCCTACCGCCGGCTCGCGGCCGATCTCTCGGGTATCGACGTCCCCGATCGACCGCCGAGCGGTCGCGACACGACTGGCGACGGCGGCAGTCGGGCCGCCGACGGCTCGAGCGGGGGGGCGGACGCGTCCGTGATCGACCGTACGCCCGACGAGGGATCGGAGGGCCGCGAGGCCGCACAGGACGACGTCTCGAGCGCGATCACGGAAGCCGAGACGGACCCCTGA